In one window of Hyla sarda isolate aHylSar1 chromosome 1, aHylSar1.hap1, whole genome shotgun sequence DNA:
- the LOC130328055 gene encoding uncharacterized protein LOC130328055, translated as MGSNTAPTYANIYMAHFEEMYVYVSHHFRHVLGWWRYIDDIFLIWSGGVSELLSFQDYLNDVITSIKFTLTHSYESINFLDVLVRVENGGLTTDLYIKPTDCNMLLKFESCHPRPMVNSLPFSQMLRARRITDTKDKLETALKRMTDNFAKRGYPRDLVQRHRTHVEQMEEVPERRIKNDTRVPFVTTYSEDSKAIGSIIRKHWHIIQDCCNISEFNSYPLLSYRRQTNLKDRLVKADISQKKGGTQRWIGGILEHSSDDLVLYLYNYQYKK; from the exons atggggagcaACACTGCGCCTACATACGCAAATATATATATGGCGCATTTTGAGGAGATGTACGTCTATGTGTCGCACCACTTCAGGCAtgtcctggggtggtggcgatacatagacgacatcttcctcattTGGAGTGGGGGAGTGTCTGAATTACTCTCTTTTCAGGACTATCtgaatgatgtcataacaagtaTTAAGTTTACTCTCACACATTCTTATGAGTCCATTAATTTTCTGGATGTACTGGTCAGAGTTGAAAATGGTGGTCTGACCACTGACTTGTACATTAAACCGACTGATTGTAACATGTTATTGAAATTTGAGAGCTGTCACCCAAGACCTATGGTTAACTCCTTGCCCTTCAGCCAgatgctgagggcaaggaggattACAGACACAAAAGATAAATTGGAAACGGCATTGAAAAGGATGACTGACAATTTTGCCAAGAGGGGTTACCCCAGGGATTTGGTACAGAGACATAGAACCCATGTGGAACAAATGGAGGAGGTACCAGAGAGAAGGATTAAGAATGACACACGGGTGCCTTTTGTAACCACCTATAGTGAGGACTCTAAGGCTATAGGCAGTATTATCAGAAAACATTGgcacattatacaggattgttgtAATATTTCTGAATTTAACTCTTACCCCCTTTTATCCTATAGAAGACAAACAAATCTAAAAGACAGACTGGTTAAGGCGGACATTTCTCAGAAAAAAGGTGGCACACAGAG GTGGATCGGGGGAATTCTAGAACACTCATCTGATGACTTAGTTTTATATTTGTATAATTATCaatataagaaataa